GAGTTGAGCGGGGGCCGCTGCGGCTATCTGCACATCCCGGACATGGGCGGGTCGGGCTGGGCGCAGTTCAACCGGGACCTGCGCATGGAGGTGTCCCGGCCCGCGCTGATCGTGGACGTGCGCGGCAACGCCGGCGGTCACATCAGCGAGCTGGTCATCGAGACGCTGAGCCGCACGATCCTGGGCTGGGACCTGACCCGGGACGCCCAGCCGGTGTCGTACACCTCGAACGCGCCGCGCGGCCCGGTGGTGGCCCTGGCCGACGAGGCGACCTCCTCCGACGGCGACATGATCACCGCCGCGTTCAAGCTGCTGAAGCTCGGCCCGGTCGTCGGGCAGCGCACCTGGGGCGGCGTGGTCGGCATGACCGGCCGCCACGAGCTGGGCGACGGCACGGTGATCACGGTGCCGATGAACGCGGCCTGGTTCGACGCCTACGGCTGGTCGGTGGAGAACAAGGGCGTCGCCCCCGACATCGACGTCCTGCGCACCCCGCTGGACTGGGCCGAGGGGCGGCACGCCCAGCTGACCGACGCGGTCGAACTCGCCCTGGGGCTGCTGGAGACGAACCCGCCCGCGACGCCGCCCACCTACAGCGACGTACCGGACCGCTCCCGTCCGAAGCTGCCGCCCAGGGCGTGACGCACAGGGAAACGGGCGGCCACAGGGGAAAGGGGCGCCCCGCACGGGAGCGCCCCGGTCCGCTCAGCACGCGTCGTCAGGCGTCGTAGTCCTGGTCGAAGCGGTCCTCCTGCTCGCGCTCACGGTCACGCTCGCGGTCGCGCTGCGGCTGCGAGGGGTCCATGTCCTCGTCACGCCGGCGGCCACGGCCCTGCATCTGCTCGCGAGCCTGGTCCGCCTTCTGACGGGCCTGGTTCTGCCACTGCTCGGACTTCTCCTGGAACTGGTCCTTCATACCCATGTGGGTTCACTCCCGTTGGGGGTGAGGGGATCTGGCTCGTTCAGATTCACACGGGTCGTGACCCTGCGCATGTCGATCACTTACGGAGCGTAGTGCGCTGCTGTTCGTCGGCCGCTCCACCCGCTCCGACCAGGCCCGTGCGCATGCCCGTGAGCCGGTCCGCGAACCGCTGCATCTCCCGCTGCCCCACCGTCCCGATCACCCCGGGCAGGTAGCCGCGCACGCCCTGCATCCCGCGCAGCCACCACTGCCCGTACACATGGCTGGACCGCCGCTCGATCCCGGCCACGAGCCGGTCCACGGCCGGGCCCAGCGGGTAGGTCTTGTTCGACGGCCAGGGCAGCCGCTGCCGCAACTCCCGCATGACGTCGTCCTGGTCGGCCCCGCGCACCATGTCGGTGTCGGTCCACGACAGGTACCCGACGCCGACCTTCACGCCCCGGTACCCGACCTCGGCGCGCAGGCTGTGCGCGTACGCCTCCACGCCCGACTTGGACGCGCAGTACGCGGTCATCATCGGCGCCGGCGTGATCGCGGCGAGGGACGCGATCTGCAGCAGGTAACCCCGGCTCTCCAGCAGCATCGGCAGGAACGCGCGGGCGGTCACCGCCGAGCCGACCAGGTTGACCTCGATGACCCGCCGCCAGGACTCCGGGTCGGAGTCGGCGAACGGACCCCCGGTCGCCACACCGGCGTTG
This genomic stretch from Streptomyces sp. Go-475 harbors:
- a CDS encoding SDR family oxidoreductase, with the translated sequence MSRVSLEGRVAVVTGAARGVGELLARKLSARGVRIALVGLEPDALKQVSGRLHSDSDHWHADVTDHEAMARVAEEVKERFGRVDIVVANAGVATGGPFADSDPESWRRVIEVNLVGSAVTARAFLPMLLESRGYLLQIASLAAITPAPMMTAYCASKSGVEAYAHSLRAEVGYRGVKVGVGYLSWTDTDMVRGADQDDVMRELRQRLPWPSNKTYPLGPAVDRLVAGIERRSSHVYGQWWLRGMQGVRGYLPGVIGTVGQREMQRFADRLTGMRTGLVGAGGAADEQQRTTLRK